A stretch of the Symmachiella macrocystis genome encodes the following:
- the pilM gene encoding type IV pilus biogenesis protein PilM, with product MPDLLALEFESKKILGIDAQVSPTGVRIRKCFELEIPESLDLATNTTEAGEWLKQQLKDLNVQATQAVATLPREIAVARHITMPDVPDEELPELVKYQAGLKSALPLDQLALDFLPLPKAEGADARDVLITTVPKQALQEINAITEAAGLQVTKAGLSPVSAAEVALRSANHSTDTAAGSLVVTRHGPRVEISILKGANVVFSHFTQIASPTTADANPAIIAAIARSMMGLTGPITSQEVAHAWLLGSQEEFGALAPALEKRLNPSVQILDPFEATGVIVRTELPQNRSAYSALVGSLLAQSQPLAATVDYLAPRRPPVKPNHARRRAIIGTVVAACLALAVGGTMYFKINKLNKTITAMRADKQRLDELAERGEPILEKVQLLDEWTADRELWLDEMTALNRYLPPADRAFFNQIQFNLGTGNNPPKISLDGFSRQRSDAIELGERIIRHQDQRYGLFQDGQKPDDKDPYHPWKFDMELLLNDDAPVVKLTTAKPKADSKTEAVTPKTPADDQPSGPAADGKTEETAS from the coding sequence ATGCCCGATTTATTGGCGTTGGAATTTGAATCGAAGAAAATCCTGGGGATCGATGCGCAAGTCTCACCGACAGGCGTGCGAATCCGCAAATGCTTCGAACTAGAAATTCCTGAGTCGCTGGATCTCGCCACCAATACCACGGAGGCGGGGGAATGGCTCAAACAACAACTCAAAGACTTAAACGTGCAAGCCACTCAAGCGGTGGCTACGCTTCCACGTGAGATTGCCGTCGCGCGGCATATCACCATGCCGGATGTGCCGGATGAGGAATTGCCTGAGTTGGTGAAATACCAAGCGGGCCTGAAGTCGGCCTTGCCCTTGGATCAATTGGCGCTCGACTTTTTACCATTGCCCAAAGCGGAAGGCGCAGACGCTCGCGACGTATTGATTACCACCGTGCCAAAACAAGCGCTGCAGGAAATCAATGCCATCACCGAAGCGGCGGGTTTGCAGGTCACCAAAGCAGGACTCAGTCCGGTTTCGGCGGCCGAGGTGGCCTTGCGATCAGCCAATCACTCGACAGATACGGCAGCGGGATCGCTGGTGGTCACCCGGCACGGGCCGCGTGTGGAGATTTCTATCCTGAAAGGGGCGAACGTCGTCTTCTCGCATTTCACGCAAATTGCGAGTCCCACTACAGCAGATGCCAACCCGGCCATCATTGCGGCAATCGCCCGCTCGATGATGGGACTGACCGGTCCGATCACCAGCCAGGAAGTCGCACATGCGTGGTTGCTCGGCTCGCAAGAGGAATTCGGAGCTTTAGCGCCCGCCCTGGAAAAACGGCTCAATCCCAGCGTGCAGATTCTCGATCCGTTTGAGGCAACGGGAGTCATTGTCCGTACCGAACTGCCCCAAAACCGGTCGGCGTACTCGGCTTTGGTCGGTAGCTTGCTGGCTCAATCGCAACCGCTGGCAGCCACAGTCGACTATCTCGCACCGCGTCGTCCCCCGGTCAAACCCAACCATGCCCGACGCCGCGCGATTATTGGAACCGTGGTTGCAGCCTGTCTCGCTTTGGCGGTGGGCGGCACCATGTATTTTAAGATCAACAAGTTGAACAAAACGATCACCGCGATGCGAGCTGACAAACAACGGCTCGACGAACTTGCGGAACGCGGGGAACCGATTTTAGAAAAGGTGCAACTCCTGGATGAATGGACGGCCGACCGCGAACTTTGGTTGGACGAGATGACCGCGCTCAACAGATATTTGCCTCCCGCGGATCGAGCATTTTTTAATCAGATTCAATTCAACTTAGGGACCGGTAACAATCCTCCCAAGATTTCACTCGACGGATTCTCCCGCCAGCGCAGCGATGCTATTGAATTGGGTGAGCGGATTATTCGACATCAAGATCAGCGTTACGGATTGTTTCAAGATGGACAAAAGCCGGACGACAAAGATCCGTATCATCCGTGGAAGTTCGACATGGAACTGCTGTTGAATGATGATGCACCGGTGGTGAAATTGACGACCGCCAAACCGAAAGCCGATTCCAAGACTGAAGCGGTTACTCCCAAAACTCCCGCCGACGACCAACCAAGCGGTCCTGCTGCTGATGGAAAAACGGAGGAAACCGCATCATGA
- a CDS encoding secretin N-terminal domain-containing protein: MIFSKLKLPLVCVITLATASSLLPSGAVFAAEKERKSPRTRESALDVARSFQNETVTESEATVRLFYLNEKWEKVLRDVAKSMDKTLVADQVPRGFYSRRDGSMHSPETALNILNRALTKKHFRLVIKGEFLVLLDKNSIRKKYRPATVPEYDPDTAQEAVPQQKPAPILRINHEEPVAQPLFDDLHPEAAAERTNDEPQIESVAIQPGRRPAVGIARAIFKAFKPAARLVDAGPAGLPGFVVTHRVTQASRTGKPLKATDLRLAVGIDSTQNELVVEGPSDQVESMLDLVDQLDELRLRRNETVRLVAGTSDMGQVKRSLQPALKRLIAQVDQNPADDANNNQPPQDPQEGGAAGEGQPGLSDLVGGLKGDVAVESVPGMGILILRGNKADTEAVMRIIEEIQRLGQGAAPDIQVLTLRHVRSKALADLLTQLYKELLSGRAETAQKLQPAIILPVVTPNSIVILAPAADMQSILKLANELDQPVAPGSQFQVFRLKSAVASQVVEIVNEFYAERGGLGPEIKITADPRTNAVFLFAGPRDMQEIGSLIVEIDKEDSDSINQMRLFRLENAVADELAETLNTAIQSALSPQTTAGGGQGGQIGGQAGGGEGTQEIRGIRSTILQFLKVEEGHEELIRSGILSDIRITADPRTNNLMVVAPEASMPLLAALIKRLDQPSPSVADIKMFKMINADSTAVVQILDTLFQSQDQGQDQQIGIQLAGAEGADSNLIPLQFTADARTNTIIARGGSEALRVAEAVILRLDADKIRERETSVYRLKNKRAEDVANAINEFLAERQVVEEERTELGSLFAQIEREVIVVPEPISNTLIISATPRYFEDISSLVVQLDSQPEEVIIQALLVEVQLENTDEFGVELGLQDSLLFDRSIISPEDITTITESFSAPGTGVVTETQRIISQASTPGFPFNNGNQLGNNTINPSGVGTQGLSNFAVGRTNSELGFGGLVLSASSESISVLIRALSEVRNVEVLSRPQIRTLDNLTAEIQVGQDVPIIQGINQTALGAAYPIVQQDRAGIILSVKPRITPEGNVVMEVLAVKSAYDLTPGSGVPIFTDATNGNVVESPVKTITQASAVVSAKSGQTIVLGGMITKDTSHIERKVPFLGDLPLLGNAFRYEFDQNRRSELLIFLTPRIIHDDSTSEWIKQVEAERIHFFTEEAEAIHGPLYALPEESAICEPELGPTPDNQLPPAVLPPPAAIDEEGIPTTRMPSRSETMKYEDAYSEAPQMLQVDQEFSEDETLEFAN, translated from the coding sequence TTGATCTTCTCAAAACTCAAACTGCCGCTCGTTTGTGTGATCACCCTGGCAACAGCGTCATCGCTGCTGCCTTCCGGGGCTGTTTTTGCCGCGGAAAAAGAGAGGAAAAGTCCGCGGACGCGTGAGAGTGCGCTCGATGTTGCGCGCTCGTTCCAGAATGAAACGGTCACCGAATCCGAAGCTACGGTCCGCCTGTTCTACCTCAATGAGAAGTGGGAAAAGGTCCTCAGGGACGTGGCGAAATCGATGGATAAAACGTTGGTCGCCGATCAGGTGCCCCGTGGTTTTTATTCACGTCGCGATGGCAGTATGCACTCGCCCGAAACGGCGCTGAACATCCTCAATCGCGCGCTGACCAAAAAACATTTTCGCTTGGTGATCAAAGGTGAGTTTTTGGTGCTGCTGGACAAAAACTCCATCCGTAAAAAATACCGCCCCGCCACCGTGCCGGAGTATGATCCCGACACGGCCCAAGAAGCAGTCCCCCAACAAAAACCGGCACCCATCCTCCGAATCAATCATGAAGAACCAGTCGCACAGCCGCTGTTCGACGATCTACATCCTGAAGCGGCAGCCGAGCGAACCAACGACGAACCGCAGATTGAATCTGTCGCTATCCAACCGGGACGACGCCCAGCGGTGGGAATTGCCCGTGCGATATTCAAAGCTTTCAAACCGGCGGCGCGATTAGTGGACGCCGGTCCCGCGGGCTTACCCGGATTTGTAGTCACACACCGCGTGACGCAGGCGTCACGCACCGGCAAACCACTCAAAGCGACCGACCTACGACTTGCTGTGGGGATTGATTCCACGCAGAACGAACTGGTCGTAGAGGGTCCGTCGGACCAAGTAGAATCGATGTTGGATCTGGTCGATCAATTGGACGAACTCCGCCTGCGTCGGAATGAAACCGTCCGACTCGTGGCCGGCACCAGTGATATGGGGCAAGTCAAACGCTCGTTGCAGCCGGCACTGAAACGCTTGATTGCTCAAGTCGATCAAAATCCCGCCGATGATGCGAACAACAATCAACCGCCGCAAGACCCGCAAGAAGGCGGTGCCGCCGGGGAAGGTCAACCGGGCCTCTCCGACTTGGTAGGTGGCTTAAAAGGGGACGTCGCCGTGGAATCGGTTCCCGGGATGGGCATCCTGATCCTGCGTGGGAACAAGGCCGACACCGAAGCGGTCATGCGAATCATTGAAGAGATTCAGCGATTGGGCCAAGGCGCTGCTCCGGACATTCAAGTGCTCACCTTGCGGCATGTTCGTTCCAAGGCACTTGCCGATCTGTTGACACAATTGTACAAAGAACTACTCAGCGGCCGCGCAGAGACAGCACAAAAACTACAGCCAGCCATCATTCTGCCGGTGGTGACACCCAACTCGATTGTCATCCTGGCTCCAGCTGCCGACATGCAATCCATTCTTAAATTAGCCAACGAACTCGATCAACCGGTCGCACCGGGATCGCAGTTTCAAGTCTTCCGGTTGAAAAGCGCCGTGGCCTCGCAAGTGGTCGAGATCGTCAACGAATTCTACGCCGAACGCGGTGGACTTGGCCCGGAAATTAAAATCACAGCTGACCCGCGAACCAATGCGGTCTTCTTGTTCGCCGGGCCGCGCGATATGCAGGAAATTGGTTCGCTCATCGTTGAGATCGATAAGGAAGACTCCGATTCCATCAACCAAATGCGTTTGTTCCGCTTGGAGAACGCCGTTGCCGACGAATTAGCCGAAACGCTAAACACGGCCATTCAAAGCGCGCTCAGCCCGCAAACGACGGCTGGTGGAGGCCAAGGTGGTCAGATTGGCGGCCAAGCTGGCGGCGGAGAAGGGACGCAAGAGATTCGCGGCATCCGCTCGACAATTTTGCAGTTTCTCAAAGTGGAAGAAGGACACGAGGAACTCATTCGTTCGGGCATACTCAGCGACATCCGTATTACCGCCGATCCGCGGACGAACAACCTGATGGTCGTGGCTCCTGAAGCCAGCATGCCGCTGTTGGCGGCGTTGATCAAACGGCTCGATCAACCCTCGCCATCGGTTGCGGATATTAAAATGTTCAAAATGATTAATGCCGACTCGACGGCCGTGGTTCAGATTCTGGACACACTGTTCCAATCGCAGGATCAGGGCCAGGATCAACAAATTGGCATTCAACTGGCCGGAGCGGAAGGAGCGGACAGTAATTTGATTCCGCTGCAATTCACCGCCGATGCCCGTACCAATACGATCATCGCGCGCGGCGGCAGCGAGGCGTTGCGTGTGGCGGAAGCTGTGATTTTGCGGTTGGACGCCGACAAGATCCGCGAGCGGGAGACGAGTGTCTATCGCTTGAAAAACAAACGAGCCGAAGACGTGGCGAACGCCATCAACGAATTCCTGGCCGAACGGCAAGTGGTCGAAGAGGAACGGACAGAGCTGGGAAGTTTGTTTGCTCAAATCGAACGCGAAGTGATCGTCGTTCCGGAACCGATCAGCAATACATTAATCATCAGTGCCACGCCACGGTATTTCGAAGACATTAGCAGTCTAGTAGTGCAGTTGGACTCGCAACCGGAGGAAGTCATCATCCAAGCGTTGTTGGTCGAAGTCCAACTCGAAAACACAGATGAATTCGGGGTAGAACTCGGCTTGCAAGACTCACTGCTGTTTGATCGCAGCATCATTTCTCCGGAAGACATTACGACGATTACGGAGTCCTTTAGCGCGCCGGGTACTGGTGTGGTGACCGAAACCCAACGGATCATTTCACAGGCGAGCACCCCCGGATTTCCGTTCAATAATGGCAATCAATTGGGAAACAACACGATCAACCCCTCAGGTGTGGGAACACAAGGATTGAGCAACTTTGCGGTGGGACGCACCAACTCGGAGTTGGGATTTGGCGGCCTGGTGTTGTCAGCCAGTTCCGAAAGTATCAGTGTTTTGATTCGTGCCTTGTCAGAAGTCCGCAATGTTGAGGTGCTCAGTCGGCCGCAAATCCGCACGCTGGATAACCTGACGGCGGAAATCCAAGTCGGCCAGGACGTGCCCATCATTCAAGGTATCAATCAAACCGCGTTGGGTGCTGCCTATCCGATCGTCCAACAGGACCGGGCGGGTATTATCCTGAGTGTCAAGCCCCGGATTACTCCCGAGGGCAATGTGGTCATGGAAGTCCTTGCCGTTAAGAGTGCGTACGATCTGACGCCCGGTTCAGGCGTGCCGATCTTCACAGATGCGACCAACGGCAACGTGGTTGAATCGCCGGTGAAGACGATCACCCAAGCCAGTGCTGTGGTCTCCGCCAAATCGGGACAAACGATTGTTCTGGGTGGCATGATTACTAAAGACACGTCACACATCGAACGCAAAGTGCCGTTTTTGGGAGACCTGCCGTTGTTGGGCAACGCCTTCCGGTATGAATTCGATCAGAACCGCCGGAGCGAATTGTTGATCTTTCTAACACCGCGGATCATTCACGACGATTCGACCTCGGAATGGATCAAGCAGGTCGAGGCGGAACGGATTCACTTCTTCACCGAGGAAGCGGAGGCGATTCACGGTCCGCTCTACGCACTGCCTGAAGAAAGTGCGATCTGCGAACCGGAACTTGGCCCGACCCCGGACAATCAATTGCCGCCGGCCGTACTGCCTCCGCCCGCAGCTATTGATGAAGAAGGCATTCCGACGACACGTATGCCGAGCCGATCTGAAACGATGAAATATGAGGATGCCTACAGCGAGGCGCCGCAGATGTTGCAGGTGGACCAGGAGTTCTCAGAGGACGAAACGCTAGAATTCGCGAATTAA